A window from Sulfoacidibacillus ferrooxidans encodes these proteins:
- a CDS encoding LysR family transcriptional regulator — translation MHLESHEVFRATVQYGSITKAAHVLHMTQSTASRHLQALEDEYGGLLLERGTTGLTLTSFGKALYPYTLDLLACHSRAKEELTALRSSGGTLSVGATMSIGEYMLPVILGEFLKMEPHVDIKMRVSNTRQVIRDLMQHRIDVGLVEGVLPSEDIEVVPWKTDELVLVCNPQHAFAKMTPIPLQALTSQVLLWREEGSGTRQVTEQAFERIGILSVLDRTMELGSTQAIKSAIEVGFGVSFLSRLTIQRECELKTLVEVPIQGFEITRQLYIVERRERFQKATVERFRVALKTF, via the coding sequence TTGCATCTGGAAAGTCATGAGGTATTTCGGGCGACTGTTCAGTATGGCAGTATTACGAAAGCTGCACATGTTCTTCATATGACCCAATCAACAGCAAGTCGTCATTTGCAAGCACTTGAGGATGAGTATGGTGGACTTTTGCTCGAACGAGGTACGACAGGCCTGACATTAACTTCTTTTGGGAAAGCATTATATCCTTATACACTGGACTTACTTGCTTGTCATAGTCGTGCAAAGGAAGAATTGACGGCCTTACGTAGTTCTGGTGGAACCTTATCCGTAGGTGCAACGATGTCCATCGGAGAATATATGTTACCAGTTATCTTGGGAGAATTTTTGAAAATGGAGCCACATGTCGATATTAAGATGCGTGTATCCAATACACGACAGGTCATTCGTGATTTGATGCAGCATCGCATCGATGTTGGTTTAGTCGAAGGCGTTCTTCCATCTGAAGACATCGAAGTAGTACCATGGAAAACGGATGAGCTCGTTCTTGTGTGTAATCCACAACATGCATTTGCAAAAATGACGCCCATTCCTTTGCAGGCACTCACATCACAAGTGCTCTTATGGCGTGAAGAAGGATCTGGGACACGTCAGGTGACGGAACAGGCATTTGAGCGAATAGGTATTCTCTCAGTGCTTGACCGCACGATGGAATTAGGAAGTACACAAGCAATAAAATCAGCTATTGAAGTAGGTTTTGGCGTATCCTTTTTGTCTCGTTTAACCATTCAAAGAGAATGTGAATTGAAGACTCTCGTTGAGGTCCCAATTCAAGGGTTTGAGATCACTCGTCAATTGTACATTGTAGAGCGACGAGAACGATTTCAAAAAGCTACTGTTGAACGCTTTCGAGTTGCGTTAAAGACGTTCTAA